Within Zootoca vivipara chromosome 17, rZooViv1.1, whole genome shotgun sequence, the genomic segment ctggatctggcccgcagatggtccgggaatagCCGCATGGATCGCCAACACACACattatttccctctccctcccacggCGGtggctcctccctctctcctcctggctcCTCCCCGCCCTACCTagagggggaagggggctgggctttgttggtgccagcagcaacGGGCTCTCaagcggccgccattttaagcagcccctctctggagccctttcacgCGCTGCTCATCATCCCTCCGCtgctgccagcccctgccgctcgcaagacacaggtaagcagctactggggctcatggtgctcttgcatcattcccctccctccccaaaatagtttgccccccccccacaggggaCAGTGtactggtcccctgctgaaaaagtttgttgacccctttTCTACACTGACGACAGCAGCTCTCCGTGATTTCAGGCTGGGGTCTCTCTCAGTCCTGTTTGGAGATGGCTTCAGGGATGGAGCCTTggtttctgctggatcaggccagtggtccatctagtccaacatttcaCGGTGGCCAGCCGGATAAtgatcataattttattatttataccccacccatctggctgggttttcccagccactctgggcagtttccaacagaatattaaaaacacaacaaaacatcaaacattaaaagcttccctaaacagggctgccttcagatgtcttctaaaagtcagatagatgtttatttccttgacaactgatgggagggcattccacagggtgggcaacGCTACCgggaaggtcctctgcctggatcactgcaacctcacttctcacagtgagggaaccaccagaaggccctcaaaggtggacctcagggtccgggctgaaCCAGATGGCCTTttgagcaggacctgagtgcaatagcatcCTCCTCATTTGTGAttaccagcaactggtactcagatgTATAGTGCCGCCCACAGTAGAGAGATAACAAAGCCATTGTGCCCATTGAAAGCATCTGGCTGGCGAGTATGACAGCTGGATGTGgggctaggtgggcctttggttaATGGCCTAATCCATCCAGCCAGGCTCTTCCTGGGTTATGATGATGAGTGGCTTGTGTTCAGTGATGCCTCCACATGGCCTCTTTGCAACGTTTTCCTACTTTGTTTGATCTAAAATGAAGCTGGTGGAACATTATCCCAGTGGGGAGAGAAGCAAGGTCAACATGTTGGAATGTGCAGTTCAGTTACTGTGAGAATCCAACAACAGCTTCATTAAAGACAAATTGCTCCAACTCTTCACGGCTATTATTAAAGTAATCTGGTGTGTGATGCTGATGAGGCAATTTGTCGGCAGCTAATTAAGACTTTgggcagcggggtgggggggaaaacaCCGCTGTGTCCTGAAACCACAGACCTGTGAGGCTGAGACTATATAAACCCATGGCTTGGAGAGCTTTTCCATCAGTTCCACCAGAGTTTCCGACATCTCTCAGCTTTCTGTTGCTTGGAAAAGCAGGTAAGAGAGCTGACTCCGGAAAGGGTTTGCAAGACCATTTGTCACTTTTCTAAGACATATTTGTCTCCATCCATCTCTTCTTCTCTGTTTTGCTTTGACAAATATGCATGGCATGGTGATTCTTGGAGCTAGTTCAATCCACAGAATGGGTGTTTCTTGCATAATGGAAGTTGAATTCAGACCTGAAGATATTTGTCAGCTGCAGCCTTACTCTTTGGTTGaggctgtggccctccatatattattgggctgcaactcccGTCAGCCTCACTCAGCAGGGATGATGGTCATGGAGGATGGAGCTGTTCTCCGGGAACATCTAGAATAGATGGATGCAGTTCATTATCCCTGGTATACAGTAACTAGGCAGACACTCATGGTCAGGCTGTTTCTCCCCACATCCCTCCCGGCCACTCCTCCAATCCTTGCATTCCTTCCACTATAGggacaggcatctgtttggccaacATGAAAGCAAGAAACTGCTCCATAAGGGAATTAGGTTTTATCCAGCAGAGCTTATCTTAAATTGTTCCTACAGATTGTATGGACATTGCTTCCATGACTGTGGACAATGCTTCTATGAGACCTTCAATGGCCACTAGGCATGACAcctatgctgtgcctccatggccaaatgcagcaatgcttctgaataatggAGGGAGATGGGTGCTTTTGTGCTTGTCATCTACTTACAAGACTCCCATTGCCACATCAGGAAGACCACAGTGAGAAGataatgctggacttgatgggctatTGGGTAACCTAACTTAGGCTTTAATGCATAGTAGCACTTCTTACCTATAATAATGTTTCTGCTCCTTCCTGTGTCCTTGCAGACTCACCTCCATCACTCAGCCATGGCATTCTGTGGACCATCCTGTGCTGTCCCATCTTGCGCTTCCACGCCAGTCGTTGGTTTTGGATCGGCCGGTCTTGGAGGCATTGGTGGTCTCGGTGGCCTTGGCCTTGGCGACACCTACGGCTATGGCTCCGGGGCCCTGGTTGGATCTGGCATCCCTTCTGCTAGTCTTGGTATTCTTTCTGGTGTCGCCCCTTCATGCATCAACCAGATCCCACCAGCAGAGGTCGTGATCCAGCCACCCGCCTCCATCGTGACCATCCCAGGACCCATCCTCTCGGCTAGCTGTGAGCCCGTGGCCGTGGGAGGAAACGCTCCATGCTCCCCTGGTGGTTTGGGCAGTGGGCTCCTTGGAGCCAGTTCTCTTGGAGCCGGTGCTCTCGGAGCTGGTGCTCTCGGAGCTGGTGCTCTTAGAGGATCTCGTTTTGGAGTTGGGGGCCGCTATGGATTCGTTGGAGACAGAGGAAGCATCTGTTACAGCCCCTGGTAAGGTCACATGGACTATCAAATAGTGAGAAGGAGACAGATCCAGATAAGTTTATCTATGATGGGCACCCCATTCCCAGTCAGTCCCAATGGGAGCTGTGGAAATGTTCAGCATCCCTGGGAATCAGGCCCAGCTAGGTTTTTCATGCATCTCTTTGCTATCTAAACTTGCTCCCACTATTTATGTTCCTCtctgatgtttatttatttatttgcctacaGCTCTTCGGGGCATATGTTCCTATGGCAGAGTAAAGAGCACATGAATTATTCTCTCTGTCGATGAAATTAGCACACTCAGTTGCACCGGAACTTCTGGGTAACTGGGGACCTTCTGTAAAGGAGAGGAGCTATAATGTTCTTTAAATACATCACCTCTCTCAGAAATAAATAAGCTGTTCAATCACATGAGCTTTCTGCATTTTGCCCTGTTCAAACCTGATTGTTGTTCACCGAAATGCTGTCTTCTTCATTCCTAATAAAATTTACACTGCATCATAGCACtggtttttttggttttcttttaagATCTTAGGACTGGATTCAAACAACCCAGCATTCAGAATTCAGCACTGGGACTCCCACTAGTgcagcagggctcccccccctcctgtgccCGCTCATAACTGCATGTCCTTCATATATTCTCTGGAGGGTCAGCAGAACCCCCATAATACCATGTGGAGGTTGGTGGAGAGTGTGGCCTCCTTCCAGAGAGCAAGCAGAAGTGTTTTTGCTGATAGAATGGTCAGAAGCACATGATACATGAACACTTCCCCTAGAGTTGACTCCAATATTATTCAAGCCCATGAGAACAATGGCATATGGTAGTTTTATGGTCAGAACTTTAAAAGGTTACACTCTGAGTTTAAATGAGTTGGGATTGACCCACAAATGGTCAGCTAGATTGCTGTTGCAAAACCACCAGCTGCTGCATAAGGTATTATGCACCAGCTGCTGCATAAGGTATAAAGCAACATTAGGTATAATAAATTAATCAAGACAATGGTAAATAAATACACAACAATATATGGGCCCATATTTGAGTCTTTTTGGAGCCTGGGAATTGTCTTTCTAGATTGGCATAACTTTGTACTAGTCCTCTCACGTACTCTTTTCACAGCATCAGTCACCTAAACTCCTATTACACCTTTCCAGAAACCATACGATGTTTAATCGTATAGAACTGCAGTGCGAGTCTGTAGCATTTAACTACTTTGGGCATAGTTTGCCAGAGCTATGCGCATCTGTAAATCTATCTAATATATTAAATTATTGCTTAATGTGAGACGAACCCCACTGGTTTTGGCTAGTGGCTCATCTAGGCTGTCTTACGGATATAACGGTGTCCGATCAGGTGTTCCCCCAGAAGCCCACAGTTAAGGAAGGGATTCAGCTCAATGGTAGGTTTTGCTCCTAAGGTCTTTACATTTGTAGAGACTTTAGCAAAGAGCCTGCATTTTTAGCACCTTCTCTTAAAAAGTGTATTCGAAAACACAATACTGGCGGgaaaattataaaacaaatcaCGTTAGTTAAAAATTATTGTGTTTTGGATCTTGCCAAGTGTTTAGAAAACATAAACGACAGGTGGTAAAAAATACAGAAGACTGTGGTCTTATATGATTTTCATTTCACTGCTTCCAAACTTTTCCGGGCTTGTAAACAATTTCATACTAAAACAATCCCAAGTCAGtcttttgcatgtggagacctttcaaccacccccaagaaataaattcagacaagactcaaatttttggtttggtttttggcagaatttaggccacaactttattgattatgatcaagtgagtggttgcataggctctgtttCGACTAGTtacctgcacccttgcaggcagcgctgactctgggcaccaaccatacgtcagccttgggtgaacacctgggacagtggcaagcaggagccctgcttggcctccacccagatgagccctggactcaggctccgggcacaaccctgCACGGgaaagaccaaccatgagtccatggattccttcttaaaggaatatccaatgcatagggatggctaggcatcctgccacccctatcacctgaaccagagcctatccgcaaccttacaagttgtgacgatttgctacgtgacAGGTGAAACCCAaggggcaccagccaatcagccaagtggggaacattcctgccgtgcccctgtcccaacgacaggcgacacatgacggcatagcaagatcaagtgcaagccctaaatatagggagaggtgggcaggtgttccgatgcactgagcccgaaacaggaagctcagggacatgtgcatcaGTTAAATAGTAGTCCCTCGATCactttgactggcatccctcaggcccaattgctcccgagatcgagggaccaccaatagggtgttgtggccgctccaatgttcccacccacaacacagggtctggttgtcaggtcccaccacaacacgtgccctcttgttagggaggacccaattaaAGTGATTAATGTATGACtacaggcagtggcggaggaaccttctccggcacccggagcgggACTCCGAGGGGCGGGGCAAACCGCCCAGTGGCAAACGTGCGACGTCTGTACCtagtgcgcatgtgcggcatcctgtaCGGAGTGCGCACACGCAGCAGCCAGTgaagttggaccaggatcagtctaatatgctcaaactgtcttgctccagagagcaacctggccactgaattctgcacttgctgaagtttccaaactatcTTCAGAGGaagccctacgtataacgcattgcagtaatctaaccttgagattAGCAGAGCAAGACAACAgcagttaggctatccctgtccagatagaggcgtagctgggccaccagccaaagctgatggaaggcactctgggccactgaggccacctgagcctcgagcaaTGGCATAGGATCTAGGTGTACCCCCAAGcaatgaacctgctccttcagaggaagtataACTCCATTAAGAGCAGGCGATCCGATCTCTCACCCATCTGGTCtaaggaaccacccactaacagtgcctgaGTCTTATCTAAATTGAGCTTTAGTTTGTTGGGTCTCATCCAGTCTACTACTGAAGGAAGACAGTGGCCAAGCATTGCCTcccctgcagatgtaaaggagaaatagagctgagtgtcatcagcatactgctgacaacgtactccaatACTCTGGATAAACccacccagtggtttcatgtagatgttaaacaatgtAGGAGTAGGATTGAGCCCTGCAgagccccacattgaaggttTTATGAGGCTGAAAAACATTCTCCAATTAACACCCTCTGGGAACGGCCATCCAAGTAGGCCTGGAACCAGCGCAAAACGGTGtcacccacccctagtctggAGAGTCCCTCTAGAAGgttaccatggtcaatggtattgaaagctgctgagaggtcaagaAGTACtaacagggacatgtttcccatctctctctctctctctctccctgcccagttgagaaaacagGATCCAGATGCATTGGGCCAGTGACATGTTGGGGCAGATccatggttgtcatggcagcCACAAAGTCCCGAGCCACGCCAACCACGTTGTTGAAGTCCCCCAGAACCAGCAGTCTAGGCCTCCTCAACACTGCCTCCGAAACCAGCTCcatcagctcaggcagggagaccgCTAGTCGGTTAGGTGGGCAGTAAATCAGCAGAATCCATAATCTGTCTTGATTGCCCAGTGCTAAGGACACATGCTCTAGATCCTACCCAAATTGAAAAGAGAGCTGGGAtggagagaagaagggaggaagagaagctcTATAGACCACAGCAGCAACTTCCACTCCTTGACCGCCAACTCTGCCCTGATGCTACGCCGAATACCCACGTGGGCACAACTGGGTGAGACCAGATACACCCTGCTCTCCCGGGTCTTAGTGAAACAGCCCAGATTGGCCTCCTCATCCACAATCCAGCCATAGATAAGGGTGGTCTTACCTTGAGCTGACCTGGTACTCAGCAGCAGAAGGAGCTGCAGACCCGAAggctggctgataggacaacCACAGTTCCCCATGTTGGAGGAAGGGCTGGCACATGGCACAGGCAGTAACTTACGTAGCCTGTGCCTTCTTCCACACCATATTTCCCCCTACACTGAACCActgtaaatcactttttctttctttatcaaTGGGATCTctatgtggatttttaaaatattctttttaagTGATGCTCGTGAAGTGTGATTGAGACTGAACAGGTGGTGGAGGGGACTAGGTTGATCCAACTTCCCACAATTAATTATACTCTCAACCACCGATCAACCAGCTTTATTGATTAAATTCCAAAGGAAAGAGTGTGTCAAGCCTTCCAACTCCCTCCTCAAGCGCTGTGCACTTTTCTGGGAAGGAGATAGAATTGCCCTGACCACCTAGGAGAAAGGGAATGGGA encodes:
- the LOC118075573 gene encoding scale keratin-like is translated as MAFCGPSCAVPSCASTPVVGFGSAGLGGIGGLGGLGLGDTYGYGSGALVGSGIPSASLGILSGVAPSCINQIPPAEVVIQPPASIVTIPGPILSASCEPVAVGGNAPCSPGGLGSGLLGASSLGAGALGAGALGAGALRGSRFGVGGRYGFVGDRGSICYSPW